In one window of Armatimonadota bacterium DNA:
- a CDS encoding amidohydrolase: MTNMPVIDFHTHAFPDRVAAKAMAALEENYQVPSHSDATLAGLRRSMAAAGIEHCVVVPVATSPAQVRSITDWAAGNGGSDLTIFGSLHPDLEDAVTEIARMRDLGVRGVKFHSEFQGFNPDEARMFPMYEALRDAGMIVYFHAGNEILPLPAIRATPGRIARVLDEFPGLTVIAAHMGAYLEWDEVHEFLVGRDIYFDTSFCLHKLGTQRFMDILRAHGTQHILFGTDSPWSDQGEALTSIRALPLTDDERRLIFHENARCLLTNPA, translated from the coding sequence ATGACCAACATGCCTGTGATTGACTTCCACACCCATGCGTTTCCGGATCGCGTGGCGGCGAAAGCGATGGCGGCGCTCGAGGAGAACTACCAGGTGCCAAGCCACAGCGATGCCACGCTGGCGGGATTGCGTCGTTCCATGGCCGCGGCGGGCATCGAGCACTGCGTCGTCGTGCCAGTGGCGACATCTCCCGCTCAGGTGCGCTCCATCACCGACTGGGCGGCCGGCAACGGCGGCAGCGATCTGACGATCTTCGGTTCGCTGCACCCGGACCTGGAAGACGCGGTCACGGAAATCGCCCGCATGCGCGACCTCGGCGTTCGCGGCGTCAAGTTCCACTCGGAGTTTCAGGGCTTCAATCCCGACGAGGCGCGCATGTTCCCCATGTACGAAGCGCTGCGCGATGCGGGGATGATCGTGTACTTCCACGCGGGCAATGAGATCTTGCCGCTGCCGGCGATCCGAGCGACGCCCGGCCGCATCGCGCGCGTGCTTGACGAATTCCCCGGCCTGACCGTGATCGCGGCGCACATGGGGGCTTACCTGGAATGGGACGAGGTGCACGAGTTTCTCGTCGGCCGGGACATCTACTTCGACACCTCGTTCTGCCTGCACAAGCTGGGCACACAGCGGTTCATGGACATTCTGCGCGCGCACGGGACGCAGCACATCCTCTTCGGGACCGACTCGCCGTGGTCGGATCAGGGTGAGGCGCTGACGAGCATTCGCGCGCTGCCGTTGACCGATGACGAGCGGCGCCTCATCTTCCACGAAAACGCCCGGTGCCTGCTGACGAATCCCGCGTAG
- a CDS encoding decaprenyl-phosphate phosphoribosyltransferase, with product MNEHRAPTVTMPEGTGLGVMKALFEALRPRQWLKNGIVFAGLIFSQNVSDVKLSLTALAAFALFCALSSSVYLINDLGDLERDRRHPLKRLRPLAAGRLPLGMAWVIAPALAVLGLGLSFTLRLEFGLLALAYYALNLAYTYWLKHIAIVDVMSIAVGFVIRAAAGAEAIAVEISPWLLVCTIFLALFLALSKRRHELLVLEAGAGDHRASLAHYSPYLLDQMIAVVTASTVISYCLYTMWPETVAKFGTHNLVYTTPFVIFGIFRYLYLVHQREEGGAPEKIPLTDIPMIINLALWLAAVGAALYR from the coding sequence ATGAATGAGCACCGCGCTCCAACCGTGACTATGCCCGAAGGAACAGGGCTGGGGGTGATGAAGGCGCTCTTTGAGGCCCTGCGCCCGCGCCAGTGGCTCAAGAACGGCATCGTCTTCGCGGGTCTGATCTTCTCTCAGAACGTCTCCGACGTGAAGCTCTCCCTTACGGCCCTCGCGGCCTTCGCGCTGTTCTGCGCGCTCTCCTCGAGCGTCTACCTCATCAATGACCTCGGGGACCTCGAGCGCGACCGACGGCATCCGCTCAAGCGGTTGCGGCCGCTGGCCGCCGGCAGGCTGCCGCTCGGCATGGCGTGGGTCATCGCGCCGGCGCTCGCCGTGCTCGGGCTCGGGTTGTCGTTTACGCTGCGCCTGGAGTTTGGGTTGCTGGCCCTCGCATACTACGCCCTCAATCTCGCCTACACGTATTGGCTCAAGCACATTGCGATCGTGGACGTCATGTCCATCGCCGTCGGATTCGTCATTCGCGCCGCGGCGGGGGCGGAGGCGATCGCGGTCGAAATCTCGCCGTGGCTGCTGGTATGCACCATCTTCCTCGCCCTCTTCCTCGCGCTCAGCAAGCGGCGCCACGAGTTGCTCGTGCTGGAAGCCGGGGCCGGCGATCACCGCGCCAGCCTCGCTCACTACAGCCCCTACCTGCTCGACCAGATGATCGCGGTGGTGACCGCGTCCACCGTCATCTCCTACTGCCTCTACACCATGTGGCCCGAAACGGTGGCGAAGTTCGGTACCCACAACCTGGTCTACACCACGCCGTTCGTCATCTTCGGCATCTTCCGCTACCTGTACCTGGTTCACCAGCGCGAGGAAGGCGGCGCGCCGGAGAAGATACCGCTGACCGATATTCCGATGATTATCAACCTCGCGCTGTGGCTCGCCGCGGTGGGTGCGGCGCTGTACCGATGA
- a CDS encoding DUF362 domain-containing protein: MRMAEYDRYLPKAHDTALKINISWHHWYPACSTTPWQLEGVIRAMLDDGYSRDLIHGCHNRTVVVSAKRGEIANKHKPVIEKYGLRNIHLYEESEEWVTYEPKGEMLVLPEIFPDGIHIPKRMIGENIIHLPTMKTHVFTTMTGAMKNAFGGLLHERRHWTHSVIHETLVDLLTIQKEIHTGVFAVMDGTLAGDGPGPRCMVPYEKDYILAGADQVAIDAVAAKMMGFDPMSLDFIRIAHERGLGCGDPNEIEVVGEDISGVNFGFREAEDTFASRGQKAIYWGPLKPLEKFLLRTVLAPWSYVASILYHDVYWYPCVGAGRVGEALDTKWGKLFQQY, translated from the coding sequence ATGCGCATGGCCGAGTACGACCGGTACTTGCCCAAGGCCCACGACACCGCGCTCAAGATCAACATCTCGTGGCACCACTGGTACCCGGCGTGCTCGACCACACCGTGGCAGCTCGAGGGCGTCATTCGCGCCATGCTCGACGACGGCTATTCCCGCGACCTGATCCACGGCTGCCACAACCGCACCGTCGTCGTCAGCGCCAAGCGCGGCGAGATTGCCAACAAGCACAAGCCGGTCATCGAGAAATACGGCCTGCGCAACATCCACCTCTACGAGGAGTCCGAGGAATGGGTCACCTACGAACCCAAGGGTGAGATGCTCGTGCTGCCCGAGATCTTCCCCGACGGCATTCACATCCCCAAGCGCATGATCGGCGAGAACATCATCCACCTGCCGACCATGAAGACCCACGTCTTCACCACCATGACCGGCGCGATGAAAAACGCCTTCGGCGGCCTGCTCCACGAGCGCCGTCACTGGACTCATTCCGTCATCCACGAGACGCTGGTTGACCTGCTCACGATACAGAAGGAGATCCACACCGGCGTCTTCGCCGTCATGGACGGGACGCTCGCCGGCGACGGCCCCGGTCCGCGCTGCATGGTGCCCTACGAGAAGGACTACATCCTCGCCGGCGCCGATCAGGTTGCGATTGACGCCGTCGCGGCGAAGATGATGGGCTTCGATCCCATGTCCCTCGACTTCATTCGCATCGCTCACGAGCGCGGGCTCGGGTGCGGCGACCCGAACGAGATCGAGGTTGTCGGCGAAGACATCTCCGGCGTCAACTTCGGCTTTCGCGAGGCCGAGGACACCTTCGCGAGCCGTGGGCAGAAAGCGATATACTGGGGCCCCTTGAAGCCGCTCGAGAAGTTCCTGCTGCGCACCGTGCTCGCGCCGTGGTCGTACGTCGCATCCATCCTGTATCACGACGTGTACTGGTACCCTTGCGTCGGCGCCGGCCGCGTCGGCGAGGCGCTCGACACCAAATGGGGGAAGCTGTTCCAGCAATACTGA
- a CDS encoding DUF2085 domain-containing protein: MNSVTEAIARACCHGMDARSLYVGGSVAPFCARCTGMYVGILGAVLLLGCAGALTRRRLPPRWQMALLSLPWIIAGAAWVLEFGGLDILGNVGRALVGLACGASGTVLLAPLFARVIRPAGGSRRGAPASRALGIIIIGGCGTAMAHPAARYCCLAVLPAAGFVLTVFALNGLIAAALILEMGRRRWLGWGALAACAGASEIAIISSLRAWLSAF, from the coding sequence GTGAACTCGGTAACTGAAGCGATAGCGCGCGCGTGCTGTCACGGTATGGACGCCCGTTCGCTCTACGTCGGCGGAAGCGTCGCGCCGTTCTGCGCGCGGTGCACGGGGATGTACGTCGGCATCCTTGGGGCCGTGCTGCTGCTCGGGTGTGCGGGCGCGTTAACGCGCCGCCGCCTGCCGCCGCGGTGGCAGATGGCGCTGCTCAGTCTGCCGTGGATCATCGCCGGCGCGGCGTGGGTGCTGGAGTTCGGCGGGCTCGACATACTCGGCAACGTCGGGCGCGCGCTGGTCGGCTTGGCGTGCGGTGCGAGTGGAACCGTGCTCCTCGCGCCGCTGTTCGCGCGGGTCATCCGGCCGGCGGGCGGATCGCGCCGGGGGGCGCCGGCGTCGCGCGCGTTGGGCATCATTATCATCGGCGGGTGCGGCACAGCGATGGCACATCCCGCGGCGCGCTACTGCTGCCTCGCCGTTCTGCCCGCGGCCGGCTTCGTGCTCACCGTTTTCGCGCTCAATGGGCTGATCGCCGCGGCGCTGATTCTGGAGATGGGCCGGCGGCGTTGGCTCGGATGGGGAGCGTTGGCAGCGTGCGCCGGAGCGAGCGAGATCGCGATCATCTCCTCGCTGCGCGCATGGCTGTCCGCTTTCTAG
- a CDS encoding DUF4190 domain-containing protein — MVCGILSLLCCCLDTMRVPLAVAAVGLGLFALNSRGPDEVRQASRPYALAGIITGVLAAVLILLTLALTFAFGISRALNPWHWHRGLFN, encoded by the coding sequence ATGGTGTGCGGCATCCTCAGCCTGCTGTGCTGCTGCCTTGATACAATGCGAGTGCCACTCGCCGTGGCGGCGGTCGGGCTGGGCCTGTTCGCGCTCAATTCCAGAGGGCCGGATGAGGTGCGCCAAGCCAGCCGACCGTATGCCCTCGCCGGTATCATCACCGGCGTGCTCGCGGCGGTGCTGATCCTGCTGACGCTCGCCCTGACGTTCGCCTTCGGTATATCCCGGGCGTTGAATCCCTGGCATTGGCATCGCGGCCTGTTCAATTGA